One stretch of Streptomyces sp. NBC_00443 DNA includes these proteins:
- a CDS encoding NADP-dependent oxidoreductase, translated as MSRTNHQVRLAARPVGEPRSTDWEHVEEPVGQPGDGEFLVQVLCLSIDPAMRGWMNAGRSYIRPVEIGEVMRAGAVGRVIASRHSGFAVGDHVSGSFGVQEYCLSDGRDVIKVDPAAAPLPTYLGTLGMSGLTAYFGLIDIGRPEQGQTVVVSGAAGAVGSVVGQIAKIMGCRVIGIAGGEAKCRLLVDEFGFDAAIDYQNEDIRKALRTHAPDGVDVYFDNVGGDVLDAVLLRLARGARVVVCGAISQYNSVKPQGPANYLSLLVNRATMTGMVVFDYADRYAEGITQMATWRKEGRLKSLEDVVSGDVAAFPDTLMRLFRGENRGKLVLKIAD; from the coding sequence ATGAGCCGAACCAACCACCAGGTGCGCCTGGCCGCGCGTCCCGTGGGCGAGCCGCGGTCCACCGACTGGGAGCACGTGGAGGAGCCGGTCGGACAACCGGGCGACGGCGAGTTCCTGGTGCAGGTGCTCTGTCTGTCGATCGACCCGGCGATGCGCGGCTGGATGAACGCGGGCAGGTCCTACATCCGCCCGGTGGAGATCGGTGAGGTCATGCGCGCCGGTGCGGTGGGACGCGTGATCGCCTCACGGCACTCCGGCTTCGCGGTCGGCGACCACGTGTCGGGGTCGTTCGGCGTGCAGGAGTACTGCCTGTCGGACGGCCGAGATGTGATCAAGGTCGATCCGGCGGCGGCCCCCTTGCCGACGTATCTCGGCACCCTCGGCATGTCGGGGCTGACGGCCTACTTCGGACTGATCGACATCGGGCGTCCGGAGCAGGGCCAGACGGTCGTCGTCTCCGGTGCGGCGGGAGCGGTCGGCAGCGTCGTCGGTCAGATCGCCAAGATCATGGGCTGCCGGGTCATCGGCATCGCCGGCGGCGAGGCCAAATGCCGGCTGCTGGTCGACGAGTTCGGGTTCGACGCCGCGATCGACTACCAGAACGAGGACATTCGCAAGGCGCTGCGCACCCACGCCCCCGACGGCGTCGACGTGTACTTCGACAACGTCGGCGGCGACGTCCTGGACGCCGTACTGCTGCGGCTCGCACGCGGCGCACGCGTCGTCGTCTGCGGCGCGATCTCCCAGTACAACAGCGTCAAGCCGCAAGGGCCCGCGAACTACCTGTCGCTGCTGGTCAACCGGGCCACCATGACGGGCATGGTGGTCTTCGACTACGCCGACCGATACGCCGAGGGAATCACTCAGATGGCCACGTGGCGGAAGGAAGGCAGGCTGAAGTCGCTCGAGGACGTGGTGTCCGGTGACGTGGCGGCGTTCCCCGACACGCTGATGCGCCTGTTCCGCGGTGAGAACCGGGGCAAGCTCGTGCTGAAGATCGCGGACTGA
- a CDS encoding alcohol dehydrogenase catalytic domain-containing protein, which translates to MKALTYHGRHDIRYGDVPDPAVTSPTHAVVQVTTAGICGSDLHIYHGNPFSPELGYTPGHECVGVVVDTGDQVTRFKPGDRVLVPASAGCTRCRACAAGFTARCENAKSSTELCYGVSPQLPGSQAEALAVPHADINLVHLPEGISDEAAVVLTDNAPTAWYGCRRARIQPGETVLVIGLGPVGLMAAQSAFSMGAARVLGADLVAERRAFATSLGVEPVEGEDTKAAVREMTGGRGPDAVVEAVGSDATIELALKAVRQAGRVSVIGVSHSKAFPFHMGLAQIKELEFAIGLCSIHYELPTLIALAQAGRIKPEVVVSHRFPLSQGPAAYELFADRSDGVRKILLDPTG; encoded by the coding sequence ATGAAGGCACTTACCTACCACGGCCGTCACGACATCCGTTACGGGGACGTCCCCGATCCGGCCGTCACGAGCCCCACGCACGCGGTCGTCCAGGTGACGACGGCCGGCATCTGCGGCAGCGACCTGCACATCTACCACGGCAACCCGTTCAGCCCGGAACTGGGCTACACACCGGGACATGAGTGTGTCGGCGTGGTCGTCGACACCGGCGACCAGGTCACCCGCTTCAAGCCCGGCGACCGGGTCCTGGTTCCCGCCTCGGCCGGCTGCACCCGGTGCCGGGCCTGCGCGGCCGGGTTCACCGCCCGGTGCGAGAACGCAAAGTCCAGTACGGAGCTCTGCTACGGCGTGAGCCCACAGCTCCCCGGCAGCCAGGCCGAGGCGCTCGCGGTGCCCCATGCCGACATCAACCTGGTGCACCTGCCCGAGGGCATCTCCGACGAGGCCGCCGTCGTCCTGACGGACAACGCTCCGACCGCCTGGTACGGCTGCCGTCGCGCCCGGATCCAGCCCGGCGAGACCGTCCTGGTCATCGGTCTGGGCCCGGTCGGCCTGATGGCCGCGCAGTCCGCCTTCTCGATGGGCGCCGCGCGTGTGCTCGGTGCGGACCTGGTCGCGGAGCGACGCGCGTTCGCCACGTCCCTGGGCGTCGAGCCGGTCGAGGGCGAGGACACGAAGGCCGCCGTACGGGAGATGACCGGTGGGCGTGGCCCGGACGCGGTGGTGGAGGCCGTGGGCTCGGACGCCACCATCGAGCTCGCCCTCAAGGCGGTCCGGCAGGCCGGCCGCGTCAGTGTCATCGGAGTCAGCCACAGCAAGGCTTTCCCCTTCCACATGGGACTGGCGCAGATCAAGGAACTCGAGTTCGCCATCGGGCTGTGCTCGATCCACTACGAACTTCCGACCCTGATCGCACTGGCCCAGGCCGGCCGGATCAAGCCGGAGGTCGTGGTGTCGCACCGTTTCCCCCTCTCCCAGGGCCCTGCCGCGTACGAACTCTTCGCCGACCGCTCGGACGGGGTCCGCAAGATCCTTCTCGATCCGACCGGCTGA
- a CDS encoding GNAT family N-acetyltransferase: protein MRNWITRAETGADIPAVRDINLAAFETPLEADLVDALRADPAWMEGLSLVATDDDGRPVGYALLTRCHIGEVPALCLAPCAVRPEQQSSGAGSAVIRAALAAAKEKGEHYVVVLGHPTYYPRFGFERASAHGIGLTIDVPDEALMALTLDAAHPLPGGTVRYAAPFGI from the coding sequence ATGCGCAACTGGATCACGCGCGCTGAGACCGGCGCCGACATCCCCGCCGTACGCGACATCAACCTGGCCGCGTTCGAGACTCCCCTGGAGGCCGACCTCGTCGACGCACTGCGCGCCGACCCCGCCTGGATGGAGGGCCTGTCCCTGGTCGCCACGGACGACGACGGCCGCCCCGTCGGCTACGCCCTGCTGACCCGCTGCCACATCGGCGAGGTCCCAGCCCTGTGCCTGGCCCCGTGCGCCGTGCGGCCCGAGCAGCAAAGCAGCGGCGCCGGCTCCGCGGTCATCCGCGCCGCTCTCGCAGCGGCCAAGGAAAAGGGCGAGCACTACGTCGTCGTCCTGGGGCACCCGACGTACTACCCCCGGTTCGGCTTCGAGCGGGCCTCCGCCCACGGCATCGGCCTGACCATCGACGTGCCCGACGAGGCCCTGATGGCGCTCACGTTGGACGCCGCCCACCCGCTGCCCGGCGGAACGGTCCGCTACGCCGCACCGTTCGGCATCTGA
- a CDS encoding acyl-CoA-like ligand-binding transcription factor, which produces MRRIRGRPDRQPHPGASAGAVPTHLRYSSLHARYIEKRLRWQAELVPVVQARLGAASGPGPDPDPRAQAIVATVFACVDTATELWARHDGRPDLADPYDECLAAVRGGRD; this is translated from the coding sequence TTGCGGCGGATTCGAGGTCGTCCTGACCGCCAACCACACCCCGGAGCGAGTGCTGGAGCTGTCCCGACTCATCTTCGATACTCCTCGCTGCACGCTCGCTACATCGAGAAGCGGCTGCGCTGGCAGGCCGAGCTCGTCCCGGTCGTCCAGGCCCGGCTGGGCGCCGCGTCCGGCCCCGGCCCGGACCCCGACCCGCGTGCCCAGGCGATCGTCGCGACGGTCTTCGCCTGTGTCGACACCGCGACCGAGCTCTGGGCCAGGCACGACGGACGACCCGACCTGGCCGACCCGTACGACGAGTGCCTAGCGGCCGTGCGGGGTGGCCGCGACTGA
- a CDS encoding SDR family NAD(P)-dependent oxidoreductase: MQVHVVPMDLAMANPGQALAAHVERLGLRVTSLINNAGFATFGPFHRTDPQRMRREIAVDVTAVADISHAFIEQLRTAGRGVLVNVASMAAYQPNPRMALYGATKAFVLSLTEAWWEESRGTGLRVLALSPGATRTEFFDVAGSTQAAGGTRLASPVDVVRTTLATLDRRNPPPSVIAGRMNRVMAFLARRLATRRQVIRVIGRLTADAA; encoded by the coding sequence ATCCAGGTCCACGTGGTCCCGATGGACCTGGCCATGGCCAACCCGGGGCAAGCGCTGGCCGCGCACGTCGAGCGGCTCGGCCTGCGCGTCACCAGCCTGATCAACAACGCCGGGTTCGCCACCTTCGGCCCCTTCCACCGGACGGATCCGCAACGGATGCGCCGGGAGATCGCCGTCGACGTGACCGCGGTGGCCGACATCAGCCACGCCTTCATCGAGCAGCTGCGTACGGCGGGGCGCGGGGTACTCGTCAACGTGGCGAGCATGGCCGCCTACCAGCCCAACCCGCGGATGGCGCTCTACGGGGCGACGAAGGCGTTCGTACTGAGCCTCACCGAGGCGTGGTGGGAGGAGTCGCGCGGCACGGGTCTGCGGGTGCTGGCCCTGTCCCCCGGCGCCACCCGGACCGAGTTCTTCGACGTCGCGGGCAGCACGCAGGCCGCCGGAGGGACGCGGCTCGCCTCCCCCGTCGACGTCGTCCGCACCACGCTCGCCACCCTGGACCGCAGGAACCCGCCGCCCAGCGTCATCGCAGGCCGCATGAACCGGGTGATGGCCTTCCTCGCCCGCCGCCTGGCCACCCGACGGCAGGTCATCAGGGTCATCGGCCGGCTCACGGCCGACGCGGCATGA
- a CDS encoding spherulation-specific family 4 protein: protein MSLLIPLYVHPAEDPGAWHRLITRAARTYAVVLNPANGPGRVPDPAFTKAAEALRAAGARLLGYLDTDYGAREHAEITADLRRHQEWYGVDGCFLDQVPAAPDALPDCRRLVRSARRLGASTVVLNPGVHPAPGYARLADLTVTFEGPWSRYVSDFSRPSWTERLPSDRLCHLVYGVPEPLVPLAMRTAQERGAGVCGPVTGEPPNPWSGLTPALTEADR, encoded by the coding sequence GTGAGTCTGCTGATTCCGCTGTACGTGCATCCGGCCGAGGACCCGGGCGCCTGGCACCGGCTCATCACGCGCGCCGCGCGCACCTACGCCGTCGTACTGAACCCGGCGAACGGCCCCGGCCGGGTCCCCGATCCGGCGTTCACCAAGGCGGCCGAGGCACTGCGCGCGGCGGGCGCCCGCCTGCTCGGCTACCTCGACACGGACTACGGAGCCCGCGAACACGCCGAGATCACCGCGGATCTGCGCCGGCATCAGGAGTGGTACGGCGTCGACGGCTGCTTCCTGGACCAGGTGCCGGCAGCCCCGGACGCACTGCCGGACTGCCGCCGTCTGGTCCGCTCCGCCCGCCGTCTCGGGGCCTCGACCGTCGTCCTCAACCCCGGCGTCCATCCCGCGCCCGGCTACGCCCGGCTCGCCGACCTGACGGTCACCTTCGAGGGCCCCTGGTCGAGGTACGTGTCGGACTTCAGCCGCCCCTCGTGGACCGAGCGGCTGCCCTCCGACCGGTTGTGCCACCTCGTCTACGGCGTGCCCGAACCGCTCGTGCCGCTCGCCATGAGGACCGCGCAGGAGCGGGGCGCGGGCGTGTGCGGGCCGGTCACGGGAGAACCCCCGAATCCCTGGTCCGGGCTGACCCCGGCGCTGACCGAGGCGGACAGGTGA
- a CDS encoding nucleotidyltransferase family protein, translating into MHAVILAGGKGVRLRPYTTALPKPLVPIGDQHAILEIVLRQLSTAGFTRCTIAIGHLGEIIRAYVGDGTQWGLSVDYATEESPLGTMGPLLTLRDRLPENFLVMNGDVLTDLDYADVLRRHEASGTPLTIATYARKVHIDFGVLTTDASRVVAFTEKPSIDYRVSMGVYGVSRATLDGYTPGLPLGFDELVMDLLAAERPPHAYEFDGYWLDIGRPDDYDRANAEFTSRKSMLLKGA; encoded by the coding sequence ATGCACGCAGTCATCCTGGCCGGAGGAAAGGGCGTCCGGCTGCGGCCGTACACCACCGCGCTGCCCAAGCCGCTCGTCCCCATCGGCGACCAGCACGCTATCCTGGAGATAGTGCTGCGCCAGCTGTCCACGGCCGGCTTCACCCGCTGCACCATCGCCATCGGTCACCTGGGCGAGATCATCCGTGCCTACGTGGGTGACGGGACCCAGTGGGGCCTGAGCGTCGACTACGCCACCGAGGAGAGCCCCCTCGGCACCATGGGCCCCCTGCTCACCCTGCGCGACCGTCTGCCGGAGAACTTCCTGGTCATGAACGGCGATGTGCTCACCGACCTCGACTACGCCGATGTGCTGCGCAGGCACGAGGCGTCCGGCACGCCCCTGACCATCGCCACCTACGCCCGCAAGGTGCACATCGACTTCGGGGTGCTGACCACCGACGCCAGCCGGGTCGTCGCCTTCACCGAGAAGCCCAGCATCGACTACCGGGTGTCCATGGGCGTCTACGGCGTCTCCCGGGCCACCCTCGACGGCTACACCCCCGGGCTTCCGCTCGGCTTCGACGAGCTGGTGATGGACCTGCTGGCGGCCGAACGCCCGCCGCACGCCTACGAGTTCGACGGCTACTGGCTCGACATCGGCCGTCCCGACGACTACGACCGGGCCAACGCGGAGTTCACCAGCCGCAAGTCGATGCTGCTCAAGGGGGCCTGA
- the pelF gene encoding GT4 family glycosyltransferase PelF gives MHVHHGARRNDAARVTLLTEGTYPHSHGGVSVWCDQLVTGMPDIEFDVIAVTGTGREPIVWDLPGHVRGVLSVPMWGSAPQGRPPRGRSRRRLAAAYERFLTALVDPAAEDGFAPALHAMARAAASGELSPFLRGDTAISILTAVWTRPGLAVREARPTLHDALTATALLEHALRPLAAPSPQDGVAHAVSGGVAVLPGLAARERHGVPLLLTEHGVYLRERYLGYRTAPYRWPVKAVILGFFRLLAEESYRQAALITPGNRYNRLWEEQGGADPESIRTVYNGVDPAAFPPAGPEPEALTLSWAGRVDPIKDLETLIRAFALVRDRLPDARLRLFGGTPRGGEAYRERCEALAAELGHGDAVTFEGRVDDIKDAYAAGNVVMLSSISEGFPFTLIEAMSCGRATVSTDVGGVREAVGDTGLVVPPRDPAAMAAAALELLDDPVRRRAMGEAARLRVIEQFTLRQTIDTFRAIYHELAAGKAELPARVVLPAPAVTGTRSLTG, from the coding sequence ATGCACGTTCACCACGGCGCGCGACGCAACGACGCCGCGCGCGTCACGCTGCTCACCGAAGGCACCTACCCGCACAGTCACGGCGGTGTGAGCGTCTGGTGCGACCAGCTCGTCACCGGCATGCCCGACATCGAGTTCGACGTCATCGCCGTCACCGGCACCGGACGGGAGCCGATCGTGTGGGACCTCCCCGGCCATGTCCGCGGCGTCCTGTCCGTTCCCATGTGGGGTTCCGCTCCGCAGGGCCGTCCACCGCGCGGCCGGTCCCGCAGGCGGCTCGCCGCCGCGTACGAGCGGTTCCTGACCGCACTCGTCGACCCCGCCGCCGAGGACGGCTTCGCACCCGCCCTGCACGCCATGGCGCGGGCGGCGGCGAGCGGCGAGCTCAGCCCCTTCCTGCGGGGTGACACGGCGATCTCGATCCTGACCGCCGTGTGGACACGTCCCGGGCTGGCTGTGCGCGAGGCACGGCCGACCCTGCACGACGCGCTCACCGCCACCGCGCTGCTCGAACACGCGCTGCGCCCGCTGGCCGCGCCGTCGCCGCAGGACGGCGTCGCACACGCCGTCAGCGGAGGCGTCGCCGTCCTGCCGGGGCTCGCCGCCCGCGAGCGGCACGGGGTCCCGCTGCTGCTCACCGAGCACGGGGTCTACCTGCGCGAGCGCTACCTCGGATACCGCACCGCGCCGTACCGCTGGCCCGTCAAGGCGGTGATCCTCGGCTTCTTCCGGCTGCTGGCGGAGGAGAGTTACCGACAGGCGGCCCTGATCACCCCCGGCAATCGCTACAACCGGCTGTGGGAGGAGCAGGGCGGCGCCGACCCGGAGTCGATCCGCACCGTCTACAACGGCGTCGATCCCGCCGCGTTCCCGCCGGCCGGTCCGGAGCCGGAGGCCCTCACGCTGAGCTGGGCCGGACGGGTCGACCCGATCAAGGACCTGGAGACCCTGATCCGCGCCTTCGCCCTCGTCCGGGACCGACTGCCGGACGCCCGCCTGCGGTTGTTCGGGGGCACGCCCCGGGGCGGAGAGGCATACCGTGAGCGCTGCGAGGCCCTGGCCGCCGAGTTGGGGCATGGCGACGCGGTGACCTTCGAGGGCCGCGTCGACGACATCAAGGACGCCTACGCGGCCGGGAACGTGGTGATGCTGTCCAGCATCAGCGAGGGCTTCCCGTTCACGCTGATCGAGGCCATGTCGTGCGGCCGGGCGACCGTCTCCACCGACGTCGGCGGGGTACGCGAGGCCGTCGGTGACACCGGCCTCGTGGTGCCCCCGCGCGACCCGGCCGCCATGGCCGCCGCCGCGCTGGAACTGCTGGACGATCCCGTCCGGCGCCGGGCGATGGGCGAGGCGGCGCGGCTGCGGGTGATCGAGCAGTTCACCCTGCGGCAGACCATCGACACGTTCCGCGCCATCTACCACGAACTGGCGGCAGGGAAAGCGGAGTTGCCCGCCAGAGTCGTGCTGCCCGCTCCGGCGGTCACCGGCACGAGGAGCCTCACCGGATGA